From uncultured Desulfobacter sp.:
GCTACGGCTATGCTTTGCCAGTTTCTCTCCCTGGTGGAAGCGGATCTGTCCTGGTATGTGCCCCACAGGACAAAGGAAGGGTACAGCCTTCAATTGCCCCACATTGAAATGGCCGTATCCATGGATGTGGACCTGATCATCACTGTGGACTGCGGCATCAGTTCCCATGAAGCGGTCCAGGCGGCGGTCAGAGAAGACATTGACATCATCATCACCGACCACCATGAACCGGACACCAGCATCCCGGAAGCTGTTGCCGTAATTAATCCCAAGCAGGCCGACTGCCACGCCTGTCTTGAATATCTGGCTGGTGTCGGCGTGGCATTTTACCTGATTATGGGCTTGCGTAAAGTATTCAGAGACAACGGAGTATGGGAACAGTTCCCGGAACCCAAATTATCCGAATACCTGGACCTGTTCACCATTGGCACCATAGGTGATATGGTCCCCTTGGTGGAAGACAACCGGATTCTTTGCGTGGCAGGAATAAAGCGCATCCGCATGGGCCTCCGTCCGGCACTTGTCTCTATGGCCCGCACATCAAGGGTTGACATGGATAAGCTTGATTCCGATGACATTTCATTTAAAATCGTGCCAAGGCTTAATGCTGCAGGCCGCATATCACATGCAAGAATATGTGTCTCCCACCTGACCTGCCCTGCCCCGGCCCAGACCGAGGCAACCGCAGTCCTTCTTGATGAACTGAACAGAAAACGCCAACTCATTGAAAAAGAAATTGTCGAGGATATTGAACGGCGTATTGCAAGTGATCCATCCATACTCGAAAACCGCCTTATTGTTTTGTGGGACAGAAAATGGGAGGCTTCCGTGCTTGGCATTGCCGCATCAAGGCTTGCCCGAAAGCATGCCTGTCCGGTGGTACTGCTGAACTCAAAAGAGGACCTTGCAAAAGGGTCATGCCGGAGCATTAACCAGATTAATATTCACGAGATATTGTCTAAAATCCGGGATCTGCTGGAAACCTTTGGGGGGCATGCCATGGCAGCCGGACTGTCGGTCAAGAAGGAAAACCTAACGGCCCTGAAACCAGCTCTGACAGAGATCCTGGCGTCAGTCTGCACGGAAAAAGATTTTAAACCTGTCCGGAAAATCGATGCCGTGATTGAGATTGCGGATATTACCCCGGAACTTGTCCGCCAGATTGATCTGCTTCGCCCCTTTGGCACCGGTAATCCGGAACCGGTCTTTCTTATGGAAAACATGTGGGTAACGTCTTCTATCATTATTGGCGGCTGTCATCGAAAAATGACACTTCAGGATCAAAGTGGGGAATATGAGGTGGAGGCATTACACTTCAACCTGACTGACACGACCAGCCTGCCCGACTTTTTTCCAAAACTGATGGTAAAGTTAAAGTTGGACAGATTTAAACAGAATCGCGTTCAGGTTATTGTTCAGGATATGTGATATGTGATTAAATCCATAGGGAACAAAAAATCGTTATTGACATTACCCAACAACTTATAATTTTTTAGTCATATATACTGAAAAAAACTGAATAGGAACTATGGATATTATTTTACATACCTGGTACGGCGGTTTAATTTTAATGCTCGTCTGTTCGTACGTCATAGCAAAAGCCTGTGATGTTTTTGAGGCTGCAACGGACTGTCTTGGAAGCAATCTGAACGACGGTGTAAAGGGAGCTACTTTAAATGCAATAGGCTCCTCCATGCCGGAATTGTTGACTACCGTATTTTTTCTTATCTTGGCGGTAGAAAAAAATTTGGGCCGGGATTTTGCGGCGGGTATAGGCGGAAACACCGGTTCTGCAATTTTCAATAGTATAATTATTCCCATGCTCGTGATTTGGGTTGTTTTAGCTATGGGCATCACCGGAGTTAACGTATCAAAAAAAGTCATATTAAGAGACGGACTTTTTCTTATCGGTGCCGAAATAATGATTTTATTTTTATTATCAAGTCGTTACATAACACATTGGCATGGATGGATTTTTACCGGTTTCTATATCATTTACTTAGCGTATACGCTGTTATCTATGAAAAACGGTAGTAATGAAGCGCAGGACTATAATGGTGATGAGCATGCCTCCTGGTTTAAAAAATATCAATTCAAATCCCAAGAAGGAACAACGAGCAGAAGCTGGATATTATTAATATCTTCTACACTGGTGATGGCAACCGCATGCGCAGGGATAGTTGAAGGATGTAAAGGCATTGCAGAAGCACTGAAAATACATCCATTATTCATTGCATTGATCCTCGTTGCGGCGGTAAGCAGCGTTCCGGATACAATCATTTCCATTAAAGATGCTAAAAAAGAGAATTATGATGATGCGTTGTCAAATGTATTGGGATCAAATATATTTGATATCACCATCAGTATGGGGCTCCCCCTTGCGCTCTTTCTTCTGTTTACGGGCCAAAAAATTGACTTCATTGACGTAGGCCCTACTTTTATTGATGTCCAAGTCATGCTTCTGCTCGTTACCATTGTAACAATAGCTATCTATTACTTCAGTGAAGAAATGCGCATGCCGCATGTCTATGTATTAGGTGTCCTTTATGCTGTTTTCATTCTTTATGCGATTGGTGCCGCAGATTATTTAAATGGCGGCAATTCATTCCTGGCAAAATCATCCGGCACATTTATCGAATTTTTGCGCCAACCCGGAGGCATTAGCGACTTTTTACAAAATACTGCAAATGGTTTAACTGGCAGTTGGTGATAAACATTTTGAAATAGGTCCCTGTATATTGTAACGTACTTTCCACCCTCCATCCACTTGAAGTAATTTTATGGATAAGAAATAAGGGGTAACAAAAACTGTGGTTTCCCCTTATTTTTAGACGACGTGATTAAGTGGAATCCGTGTCTGAAAAATGGTGAGGTCTTTCCCCAAAAAAATAATCTACTTTTTTAATTACACACAAAGTTAGCACGAAAGAACCAATGCATTAAATTCTTGATTATCCTGCGCCCTTGTAGCGTTCCAAAATGTTGTGTCTGTGTCTGGATGAAATCATATTTCAGGCTTTTTATAATTTTCCATACGTTTCTTGACAAAAAGAAAATTCCTATCTATAATTTTTTCAGAGTGTTACCTCAGCTATTTATCAAAATCTTTTAAAAAAAAACAACAGTAGATATTATTCATGGGTATTTTGAGCATTATTTTGAGAAAAATATCCAACAATCAAAAGTCAGACCTGGCATTAATAACGGGTTGCCCGCTCCGTAAAAAATAGAAATTAAAACTATCAGGTTTCGTAAATAAAAATTTAAGAAATACATTCAGATTTCCCTTTTATATGAATTGATATTCTCTGAAAAAGGTAAAGACAATGGACAAAAATCAAGGCAATGATGCAAAAAAAGGAATTGATATCGAGTCGCTGACAGCAGAGCAGGCGACACAATCTAATGCCATAGAGATCCCCTCAATATCATTGCCTAAAGGCGGCGGGGCGATTCGGAGTATTGATGAAACCTTCAAGGTCAATGCTTCAAACGGGACAGGCAGCTGCGGCATTCCATTGCCGATTACTCCCGGTCGAAACGGGTTTTCTCCTGCATTAAATTTTTCCTATGGTTCAGGCAGCGGTAATGGTTTTATCGGTTTGGGCTGGCAGCTGAACCTGGCCTCAATCACCCGAAAAACAGATAAGGGCCTGCCTCGCTATCAGGAGGGATCCCGGGAAGATGTTTTCCTTTTTTCTGAGGCTGAAGACCTCGTGGTTTTTAATGAGGAAGTTGCGCCGGGAGATTGGCAGCCGCTTGATTTTACCGATGGTGACTATCACATTACGCGTTATCGCCCCCGGGTGGAAGGTGGCTTTGCCCGTATCGAAAAAATCACCCATGATAGTCACTTAAGCTACTGGAAAGTCACAACTCAAGAAAATATGGTAACCATTTTTGGACGTTCGCCTCTGGCGAGAATTGCCGATCCATCGGCCCCTGAGCGTATTTACAAGTGGCTGCCGGAATTCAGCTATGACAATCAGGGAAACTGGATCAAATACGAGTACAAGGCAGAGGATAACGCCAATGTGCCCCCACTGCCCCATGAGAGAAATCGCATTAACGGCAATGCCGCCTTTACCAATCGATATATCAAACGAATTCGCTATGGAAACCGGGTGGCATGGTATGCGGATGAGACCCGGCCCTATGCCCCCCAAGCAACACTGGATAACGGCCATCTGTTTGAACTGGTATTCGATTATGGCGAACATCATGCCGCGGTGCCACAATCTGCGGAGACGCCCGGCTTGACCTGGTCGTATCGGGAGGATGCTTTTTCCAGCTATCGTTCCGGTTTTGAGATCAGGACCAACCGCCTTTGTCAAAGAGTGCTGATGTTCCATCATTTCAGCGATGAGCTTGAGTTTGGTGTCGATTACCTGGTCAGGTCCCTTCAGCTGGAATATGCCGCCTCCTCTATTAATCAGTCGGGGATGGCAGAAGTGAACTATCTGGCGAAGGCTACGCATTCGGGCTACATTCGAAAAAATGACAGCAGTTATGCACAAAAATCGCTGCCCGCAATCGAATATTCCTATCAGCAGCTCGAGTGGAATCAAGAGATCAAGGTGGTGGACGAAGAAAACCTGGTGAATGCCCCTGCTGGTCTTAAAAATGGCTATCAGTGGGTGGATCTTTATGGAGAAGGAATATCCGGCATATTGTCGGAGCAGGCAACCGGCCTGTACTATAAAAGTAACCTGGGCGATATCAATCATCCCGGCAGCGTCGCATTCACTCCGGCACAGCCTGTCTTAGATAAACCCTCTGTTTCAGGGTTTAATAATGGTGTTCTGTCTGTACGGGATCTGACATCCAGCGGCGAAAAGCAGATCGTTGTTGAATCACCCGGTTTAAGCGGCTATTATCAGCTGACGGAAGATAACCGGTGGCA
This genomic window contains:
- the recJ gene encoding single-stranded-DNA-specific exonuclease RecJ, with amino-acid sequence MEIKYTYSTPDREVLQRLQKALACHPVIAGLLADKGITTADEATFFLNPDYSRLSDPFKLKDMDKAVARIHTAVSNKEKILIFGDFDADGVTATAMLCQFLSLVEADLSWYVPHRTKEGYSLQLPHIEMAVSMDVDLIITVDCGISSHEAVQAAVREDIDIIITDHHEPDTSIPEAVAVINPKQADCHACLEYLAGVGVAFYLIMGLRKVFRDNGVWEQFPEPKLSEYLDLFTIGTIGDMVPLVEDNRILCVAGIKRIRMGLRPALVSMARTSRVDMDKLDSDDISFKIVPRLNAAGRISHARICVSHLTCPAPAQTEATAVLLDELNRKRQLIEKEIVEDIERRIASDPSILENRLIVLWDRKWEASVLGIAASRLARKHACPVVLLNSKEDLAKGSCRSINQINIHEILSKIRDLLETFGGHAMAAGLSVKKENLTALKPALTEILASVCTEKDFKPVRKIDAVIEIADITPELVRQIDLLRPFGTGNPEPVFLMENMWVTSSIIIGGCHRKMTLQDQSGEYEVEALHFNLTDTTSLPDFFPKLMVKLKLDRFKQNRVQVIVQDM